The window ACTTGGATTCGCCCGAAGCCATTGCGGTGCGGCCGTCCAGGCTGGAGGCGATTTTCAGGCGCACATAGGGCATGCCTTCGGCCATAGCCTTCAGAAAGCCCAAGTTCAGCTGCTGCGCTTCTTCCCGGCAGACGCCGCTTTCAACCGCAATGCCGGCGTCCTGCAGGATTTGCATGCCTTTGCCGGCCACCAGCGGATTCGGATCCGGGCAGGCCACCACGACCCGGGCCACTCCGGCCTCGACCAGGCCTTTGGCGCAGGGCGGCGTGCGGCCATAATGCGCGCAGGGCTCAAGCGTCACATAGGCGGTTGCACCGAGCGCCAAGGCGCCGGCCTGGCGCAGGGCAAAGACTTCTGCATGCGGCTGGCCCGCCTGAGGGTGAAAGCCCTCGCCGGCCAGCTGGCCGTCTTTAACAATCACGCAGCCGACATTCGGATTGGGCCTGGTGGAATACTGTCCAAGCCGCGCCAGCTCAATGGCGCGCTTCATCCAGATTTGGTCTTGGCTTAACTCAGTCATGCAAGGCGCTCATTCGTTGAAAATTCAGTGTTCACGCTGCTGCATCTGCTCAATCTGGCGGCGGAAGGCTTCGACATCCTGAAAATCCTGATATACCGATGCAAAGCGCACATAGGCCACATGATCCAGAGCGAACAGCGACTGCATGACAATTTCGCCGATGGTGCGGGATTTGACATCGCGCTCGCCCAGGCGGCGGATCTGCAGCTGAATGTCGCTTAAAACCGTTTCAATCTGTTCCTGCGTGACCGGACGCTTCTGCAGGGCATGCATCAGCGAGCGCCGCAGCTTGGCTTCATCAAAAGGCTCGCTTTTGCCGTCGGACTTCAGCACGCGCGGCATGACGACTTCATAGCTTTCAAAAGTGGTAAACCGCTCGCCGCAGCTGATGCACTCGCGGCGGCGGCGGATTTGGCAGCCTTCCGCCGCCAAGCGCGAATCTATCACTTTACTGTCTGCAGCGTTGCAAAATGGACAATGCATAGCGGTTTAATTGAACAAATCCTGATGGATTCAAAGTGTAGCAAAAATTATGCGCTTTGTAGAGCATTACGCAAGATATGGAAAAAAAACAGCCCTTTCGGGCTGTTTTACACAATATATTGATATTGCATGCAGAGCGCTGCGCTGAATAATTATTCTATGCGCTCGCCGTGCTGGCTCAAGTCCAGGCCCATGCGTTCATCATCAGACGCAACGCGGATGCCGATCGCCAGATCAATCACTTTCAGGATCACGAAAGTCAGTACAGCGGAGTAAGCGATGGTTGCCAAAACGCCTTCCACCTGAACCCACAGCTGATGCATCATGTCCGTTGGCGCCTTGTCGCCCATAATGAACGGGCTGGCGAAGAATGCGGTCAGGATCGCGCCGACAATGCCGCCGACACCGTGCAGGCCAAAGGCGTCTAAAGAGTCATCCGCTTTCAGGGCGCGCTTCAGCGCTGTAATGCCCCAGAAGCACACTACGCCGCCAATCAGGCCCATGGCCATCGCGCCGCCGACAGTGACAAAACCGGCTGCCGGCGTAATCACCACCAGGCCTGCGACTGCGCCGGATGCGCCGCCTAGGACTGAAGATTTGCCGCGCACCACTTTTTCAGTGATCAGCCAGGCCGCCGCCGCCGCTGCAGCAGCCACTTGCGTCGCCACCAAAGCATAGCCTGCTGAGCCGTTGGCGCCCAGAGCCGAACCGCCGTTGAAGCCGAACCAGCCAACCCAAACCAGGCTTGCGCCAATGACCGTCAGGGTTAAGTTATGCGGCGCCATCGACTCGCGGCCCAAGCCCATGCGCTTGCCCAGCATGTAGGCAGCCACCAGGCCGGCGACGCCTGAGTTAATATGCACCACCGTACCGCCGGCGAAATCCAGCGCGCCATCGCTTCCGAGCCAGCCGCCGCCCCATACCCAGTGAGTAATCGGCGCGTACACAACCACCGACCAGACGGTAATGAAAGCCACGAAAGCGCCGAATTTCATGCGTTCCGCAATTGAACCGGTAATGATCGCCACGGTAATGATGGCAAAAGTCATTTGGAAAATAACAAACAGAATTTCAGGAATAGTTCCAGTCAGCGCATCTGTGCCGATGCCGGCCAGCATCAGCTTATCCAGCCCGCCAACAAATGCATTGCCCCCGCTGAACGCCAGCGTATAGCCAACCGCCACCCAGGTAATGCTGACAATGGCCGCCGCCACAAAGCTGTGCGCCATTGTGCTTAAGACGTTTTTCTTGCGGACCATGCCGCCGTAGAACAGCGCCAAGCCCGGAATGGTCATGAGCAGAACCAGTGCGGTGGAAACCAGAATCCATGCGGTGTCGCCGGTGTCCAGTTTCGGCGCTTCCGCTGCAGGCGCTGGCGCAGCTTCAGCCGTAACGGCCGGCGCTTCCGCGGCAGGAATTAAAGCGGTGCTGTCAGCCGCTGCGGCAATTTCTGAAGAGGCTGGCGCTGTTGCGGCTTGTTCAGCCCATGCAGCAGAACCGCCTAAAAGTGCGCCAGATAGACTGAGCGCAATCAGTATTTTTTTCATTCGTGTCCCCCAACCTTATTTTGTGAGTTATTAGCTACTCAGCAAACTTCGTGCCAATGCCTTAGACAGCGTCAGCGCCTGTCTCACCGGTACGGATACGGATGACCTGCTCCAAATTGGTGACGAAGATCTTGCCGTCGCCGATTTTTCCTGTGCTGGCCACGCGGGTGATGGATTCAATCACTGAATCGACCATTTCATCGCTGATCGCAATTTCAATTTTTACTTTAGGCAGGAAATCCACGACATATTCCGCGCCGCGGTACAGTTCCGTATGGCCTTTCTGGCGGCCAAAGCCTTTGACTTCAGTGACGGTGATCCCTTGAACACCGATTTCCGAGAGCGCTTCGCGCACATCATCCAATTTAAAGGGTTTTACAATTGCAGTTACGAGTTTCATGTCTGGTTTCCTTCGGCTTATTTCACCTGTAAGGTTTTATGTTCAATTTTCATGCCAAAGCGGCTAAGGCCGGGGGAAATTAGCCGCCATCGGCATGAGTTTTATTTATAACCTATTTTCAGCTTCTAATGCGTTTTTTGGGCGCGAAAAATAGACATATTTATCATAAGAATTACCCTATTAGCGGCCGGACGCCACGATAATTTCATTTCAAATGCTATAGTCTCGCGCAAGGCAATGCTACACTGCCTGCTTATCTGCATCAGATGGACATAAAAAATGATTGAAACGCTACTGCACGCCATTTTGCAACAGGTTGAGCAGCCGAAAAAAGATCTGGAGCACAACCTGCGCGCCCTGCTGAACGAAGCGGTCAGCAAAATGGATCTGGTTTCCAAAGATGAAATCGAGCGCCAGCGCACGGCGCTGAATAACGCCAACCTGCGCCTGAACGAATTGCTGAAGCAGGTCGAAGCGCTGGAATTGAAGCTTCAGAATAAAAAATAAGCACCTCCTTGGTGCAGCATAAGACGCATAATGATTAAAAAAAATGCACTATAATGGAACAATAAAATGTCTTTTGCCAAAATTTATACCCGCGGGCTGTTGGGCCTGCATGCCCCGCTGATTGAAGTTGAAGTCCACCTCAGCCACGGCCTGCCCTCTTTAACCATTGTCGGCCTGGCCGAAGCGGCCGTGCGCGAAAGCAAAGACCGGGTCAGGTCAGCGATTATCAACAGCGGCTTCCAGTTTCCCACCAAGCGCCTGACCATCAACCTTGCGCCGGCGGACCTGCCCAAAGACGGTTCACGGCTGGACTTGCCCATTGCGCTGGGCATCCTGATCGCTTCCGGCCAGCTGCCGGAACAGGCGGCGGAACAGCTGGAATTCATTGGCGAACTGGCGCTGGATGGGCATTTACGCCCAGTCAGCGGCACGCTGAGCATTGCAATTGCCTGCCAGCACGCGCAGCACCAGCTGATCCTGCCCGAGCAGAATGCGCAGGAAGCCGCGCAGCTGCCGGATTTTACAGTCTTCGCCGCCCGGCATTTAAAGGATGTCTGCGAGCATCTGCGGCAGACTGCGCCGCTGGCTCAGTATGCAGCGCCCGGCAGTTCAGACATGCCAGGCTGCCGCTTTGATCTGGCCGATGTCAAAGGCCAGCTGCGCCCGCGGCGCGCTTTGGAAATCGCCGCTGCCGGCGGCCATTCCCTGCTGTTCAGAGGCCCGCCCGGCACCGGCAAGACCCTGCTGGCCTCACGCCTGTCCGGCATTCTGCCGCCGCTGAATATGCAGGAAAATCTGGAAGTCGCCAGCATTTATTCTATTGCCAGCGCCAAGCACGATTTTGGCCAACGTCCGTTCCGCGCCCCGCACCATACCGCATCCGCAATTGCGCTGGTTGGCGGCGGCTCCAACCCCAAGCCTGGAGAAATTACGCTGGCGCATTTGGGCGTGCTGTTTCTGGATGAGCTGCCGGAATTTGACCGGAAAGTGCTGGAAGTCCTGCGCCAGCCTTTAGAGTCGAAAGAAATTGTGATTTCCCGCGCCTCGCGGCAAATCACTTTTCCGGCCAATTTCCAGCTGATCGCAGCCATGAATCCCTGCCCCTGCGGCTACGCCTTTAATCAGGATGCGCGCTGCCAGTGTTCGCCGGATGCCATCAAGCGCTATCAGAACCGGATTTCCGGGCCGCTGCTGGACCGCATTGACCTGCATATTGATGTGCCGCACCTGCAGGCGCATGAGCTGCAGGATACGCAGCCGGCAGAACCGTCATCCGCCGTGCGCGGCCGGGTGCTTCAGGCGTATCAGCTGCAGATGGAGCGGCAGCGGATGGCCAATATGGCGCTCAGCCCGACACAGCTGGAACAGCATGCCGTTTTGGACAGCGCCGCCCAGCATATGCTGAAGCTGGCGCAGCAGCGCCTGAACCTGTCCGCCCGCGCCTACCACCGCGTGCTGCGCGTAGCCCGCACCATTGCCGATCTGGCCCAGGCAGAAAACATTCAAAATCAGCATCTTTCTGAAGCGCTTTCTTACCGCGGGCAAATGCCCTGACCGCTGCGGCGCGGAAATCACCCTGCGGCGGAATAAAAAAAGCCTCCAGAGCAGCGCTCTGAAGGCTTTTTCAGCATTCAGCAGTTTAGAAGGTTTTGGTCAGGGTAAATACCGCGCCGGTTTCTACGCCGCGGGATGTCGGTTCATAGGCGCCATCTGTATCCATATTGGTGCCCACGGCAGCCAGTTCAGCGGTTGCGCCGGGAACAGATTTAAAGCCGTAAGTTAGGCCGATTTTCCAGTCCACATAATTATCATCGCCATTGAATGAATATTTTGTTTCATCATCAACCGCTGTATAGCCGACATTTGCCACCCCGCCGAAACCGCTTGAGCCGAATGGAACCGAGTAGCCCACATTGACATTCCAGCTGTCTGTGCTCACGCCGCCATAATCATTGGTATAGTTCAGATTAGTCAGCAGGCTATCGCCTTCGGCAATTGCATTGGCGAAGGTCAGTTTTCCGTACAGCTCGGCCCAGTTGAGGTCATTGGCGCTTGGATAGTTATAGTACAGCACGCCGACGTCCAGCACCGGCTTGCTGCTGAAGCTTTCCAGCTTTACCGCATAGCCGATTGAAGGGTCAAGTTCCAGGCTTGGCGTGCCGCTGCCGAAATTCACATTGGAACCCCAAAGTCCAAAATATAAGCCCGAAGCATGCCCTAGGGTGAAGCCTCCCTGCAAAGCCGGATCATTTTGAGTTTGCGTTACGCCGCGGAAACGGTAGTCCGTTGTCACTGCAGCGCTTCCGCTGAAAGACAGGCCGAACGGCAATGCTGGCGCTTCCTCAGCAAATACAGCGCCAGAAGCAGCGGTTAAAGCCGCGGCAGCAAATATTTTCTTCAACATTTCAGAATCCCCCAATAGATTTTATTGACTTACTTTTGACTTGCTTAATAGTTATTAGCAAGCGCTGTGCCAACTTCAATTTTCCATGCAAGAAAGCCGCGCCCTTTGCTGAAAAAACAGCATATCATACAATTAAACCAATGTTTTTAATCTATTTATTTCAAATACAGGCATTCAAGGCATGCCGGCTGCCCTAAGCGCCGCTTCAGCCCTTCAGGTCCGGCGTCCTCCGGTTTCCATCCCGCTTCAGGCATGGGCGGCTGATGAAAAACGCCTCTTTTTGAGTATGTTTTTTCACCGCACCTTGAGGCGCTGCACAAAAAAAGCGCATAGCCCTGCATTGATGCATATGAGGCTGCTTAGCGTCCTGAATTCTGGCGGGGCATAAGAAATTGCCCTAAGGTATGGCCAGCCGCAGAATTCAGCCACAATTCACATAATTCATGGCCCGCAGCCAAGCGGCAGAATACAGCCTGCTGCAAACCTGAATTTTTATACCATTTTTTAAAATAACTTGTATCTGCTGGCTATTTCCAGGTTCATCCGCAGCTGCAGACCATAAGCCTGACGCATAGATTTCATGGCGATTTAATGTTCAGCTGAGCTGCGCTGAAAGCCCCGAAGTGCAGGCTTTTGATCAGATATTCGCCATTCAGTTGCGCCTGAACAGGCGCAAAACCGGGCAATTGTCAACCAAAAGTGAAAATTATGCTTTTGTTTTTACTAAAAATTCAAAGCAATAAATTTTTTTAAAAATTTCAGCAATATAAGCATGCGTGCAGTTCATCTGAAAAGCGAATAACTTTAGTGTAATAAAGTCAATAAAAATGGTATGTTTTTAATGGATACTTATACAATTCAACTGCTATTTTACTATATCTTTTTTGCATGAGGCGCTCTCCCAATGCTAAAACCGCAACAGCTTACACTCGCGTTACTCATTAACGCTGCTTTAATTTCTACTGTATATGCAAGTGAACAAAGCGAAGCTAAAGGCTTTGTTGAAGATGCTGAAGGCTCTGTGCTGTTCCGTACCGGCTATATCAACCGCGATAAAAAAACCCCAGGTGTGAAAGACCAAAGCTCATATGCGCAGTCTGCAATTTTTGATTTGGACTCCGGCTATACCAAAGGCGTTGTCGGTTTTGGCGTGGGCGCTGTAGGTGATGCGTCATTCAAGCTTGGCAGCAATAAAAACGCCGGCAACCAGATGATTCCGCGTGAAACATTGAATGGCAAAAAACAAGCTGGCGACACTTATGATCACTGGGCGCGCGGCGGCGCCAATGTAAAAGCGCGCATTTCCAATACTGAAGTGCGCTACGGTACCCAAGTTTTAGACTTGCCTGTCCTTGCCAGCAACACGGGCCGCATGGTGCCTGAATATTTTGAAGGCGTGCTGGCCACCAGCCGTGAAATTAACGGACTGGAACTGACAGCCGGTAAATTTACCAAAAACCAAATGTCGCACCAGATCAATACCGACGGCAACAATTTAGACCGCGCTGTAGTTTGGGGCGCAAAATACAAATTCAGCGACGCCCTAAATGCCTCTTACTATGGCCTGGACAGCAAAAATGCGCTAGACCGTCATTATGTCAATGCCAACTATAAGCAAGCTTTGGCTAATGGCAGCTCCTTGACTTATGATTTCAGCGGCTATCATACAAAATTTGATAAAAATGCTGTAACTTATTCTGCGACTGGTGAATTAGCATCAAATTACGCTGATACTGGCGTTGCTGGCGTAGAAAAAACCAATAATATCTGGGCTATTTCTGGCGCCTATAACCAAGGCCCGCATAACATCATGCTGGCTTACCAGCAAAACACAGGCAATGTCGGCTATGACTACGGCCAGAATGCTGACGGCTTCCAAAGCGTCTACTTGCCAAACTCATATCTGTCTGACTTTATCGGCAACCATGAAAAATCCGCACAAGTTCAATACAACTTGGATTTCGGCAAATTAGGCGTTCCGGGCCTGAACTGGACCACTGCCTATGTTTACGGCTGGGACATCAAAGTTGCCGGCACTGCGGAAGAAGGCAAGGAACAAGAGTTCTTTAACCAAGTGAAGTACACGGTGCAAAGCGGTTTTGCCAAAGACGCCAGCCTGCGTGTGCGCAACTCCTACTACCGCGCAAACGATGTTTATAACGGCCCTTACATCGGCGATACCAACGAATGGCGCTTATTCCTTGATATCCCTGTAAAATTGTTTTAATTCCCGGTGAATTAAGGCGGTAAAAAAACCTGCACACTGTGCAGGTTTTTTTATTCAGGCTTTGCTAAGCACGCCGGAATTCACAGCAATTATTTATTTGCTTCTTTATACGCTTCGATTGAGCTCAAAACTTCCTGCTTAGCGACTTCAGAACCTTCCCAGCCGCTGAGCTTAACCCATTTGCCCGCTTCAAGGTCTTTATAATGGGCAAAGAAGTGCTCAACTTGCTTGATCAGCAGCTCAGGAAGATCGGTATATTCCTGAACATCTTTATACAGCGGCGTTAATTTTTCGTGCGGCACTGCAATCAGTTTCGCATCAATGCCGCCGTCATCTTCCATATTCAGCTTGCCTACCGGGCGGCAGCGGATGACTGAGCCTGGCTCTACCGGATGCGGCGTTACCACCAGAACGTCCAGCGGGTCACCGTCAAGAGACAAAGTGTTCGGCACATAGCCGTAGTTCGCCGGGTAGAACATTGCTGTGCCCATGAAACGGTCTACGAATAATGCATCCGAATCTTTATCAATTTCGTATTTAATTGGCGCTGCGTTTGCAGGAATTTCAATGATGACATAGATGTCATTCGGCGCATCTTTACCCGCTGGGATATTGCTGTAGCTCATAGCATTGCTCTTTAACAAGTTAAGTCTTTTAAACCGGCACAATTATAACGGTTTTTGCGGATTTTTTTCTGATTTTGCATTTCAGCGTCAAAATTTTCGCCAAACTGTGGGCGCAGCTTAGGTTATTTTAATAATGATCAGCAGCAGGCAGACCGGGCAAAGCATGGACAGCGTCCAGATAATCGAGCGCAAAGCAGCCCAATTGGCCAGATAGCAAATGCCGTAAATAATCCGCAGCACAATATAAGCGATGCCCAGCGTCATGGTGAAGCTTTGCGGAATGACCATGTACTCCGCCATTAAAACCGCGCCTACAAATAAAGGCAGGCTTTCAAAACTGTTCTGCTGCGCGGCGTGCGCCCGGCTGGCCAGGCCCTCTGTGCGGGCTAAAAACGCTCTGGGGTTCTGATTGTCCCGCGCTGTAAAGCCTGCAGCCTTTTTTGCAATGAAAGTGAAAACATAAGGCAGTAAGCAGGCGCCTAAAATGAGATAGATGATCCCACTTATGCTGTGCATGCGTTTTTTCTCTGAAAGAATTTATAAGCGCCATCATAGCATGGCAATTCATCAATAAATTTTGTTAAATAGGGTGTTTTCATTAATTATGCAGGTAAGCCGGATATGGTCAGTCCAGATCAAAAAGAAATGCTCGATGTGCTGGAACAGCAGCGCCTGAATCAGCTGCAGGTTGACCGCGTTTTAAAAATTGTCATTCCGGTAACGGCTTTCCTGCTGACGGTAATTTGCGCCAATATGAATATCTGGTCCACCATTTTCACCTTCATTGTGCTGTGGGTTGCCTTCTATGCGGTCTCCATCAAGCGCTGGCCCCTGTGGCACTGGGTGATTGCGATTGCCGTCTACTGCATTATTGACAATGTACTCAGCCACGGCGAATTCCAGCAGCGCCAGTTCGGCCTGCAGTTCGGCGCCATGTTTATTTTCCTGGGCATTTTCGGCGTGGGCCGGCGCTATTTCGACCGCTGGCTGATGAAGAAATAAGCATAAAAAAAGCGCCCGGAGGCGCTTTTTTCATGCGGCATGAATTAGGCTGTTTTGCGCAGATCCTTGCGCAGGATTTTGCCTACGTTGGATTTCGGCAATTCATCCATAAATTCAACATAGCGCGGGCGCTTATAGCCGGTTAAGTTTTCTTTGGCAAACGCCAGCACTTCTTCTGTGGTCAGTGACGGATCTTTTTTCACTACAAACAGCTTCGGCACTTCGCCTGATTTCTCATCCGGAACTCCGATCGCCGCTACTTCCAGCACTTTAGGGTGCTGCGAAACAACTTCTTCAATTTCAGACGGATAAACATTAAAGCCGGATACCAGGATCATGTCTTTCTTGCGGTCAACAATTTTCACATAGCCGCGCGGGTCCATAACGCCGATGTCGCCGGTGCGGAAGAAGCCGTTGAACATGACTTTTTCAGTTTCGTCCGGACGGTTCCAGTAGCCTTTCATCACCTGCGGGCCGCGGATTGAAATCTCGCCCTGCCCGCCCAGCGCTACTTCATTGCCGTCATCATCCAGAATCGCCACTTCAGTCAGCGGAAGCGGAATGCCGATAGTGCCGCTGAACTCCATGGATGCAGGCGGGTTCGCTGTTGCCACCGGTGAAGTTTCCGACAGGCCGTAGCCTTCAATGATGTTGGTGCCGGTGACTTTTTTCCAGGCTTCCGCTGTGGAAGCCAGCACAGCCATGCCGCCGCCCATCGCCATCTTCATTTTGCTGTGGTCCAGCTGCTTGAATTCTTCATTGTTCACCAGCGCATTGAACAGGGTGTTCACCGCCGGGAAGAAAGTCGGCTGGTACTTGCGCAGCTCTTTGATTACTGCAGGCAGGTCGCGCGGGTTCGGAATCAGCACGTTGGCCTGGCCTTTGTACATGCCGTAAAGCGCGCATACCATGAAGGCAAAGATGTGGTACAGCGGCAAGGCGCAGAAAATCCGGTCGTCCGGCTGGCCGTCCTGCTTGCCGAATTTGCTCTGGAAAATGCCGTCGCACTGCAGCATGTTGGATACCAGGTTGCGGTGGGTCAATTCCGCGCCTTTCGACACGCCTGTGGTGCCGCCGGTGTACTGCAGCACTGCGGTGTCGCTGAGCGTCAGGTTCGGGCGCTTGTAATTGCCGGCGCTGACTTTAGACATGGCGGCGTTGAAGCGGATATGGCCCGGAATGTTCCATGCCGGAATCTGCTTGCGCACCGAGCGCAGCACAAAATTCACCAGCGTGCCTTTCAGCGCGCCCAGCATGTCGCCGACTGACGCTACAACCACATGCTTCACCGGAGTTTTTCCGATAATCGCCTGATAAACCGAGGCGAAGTTCTCAATAATCACCAGCGCTTCCGCGCCTGAGTCATTCAGCTGATGCTCCAGCTCGCGCGACGTATACAGCGGGTTGACATTCACCAGAACCAGGCCGGCGCGGAACACCCCTAAAGCCACAACAGGATACTGCAGCACGTTCGGCATCATCACGGCAACGCGTGTGCCTTTGGCCAGACCTAGGCTTTGCAGGTAAGTGGCGAATTTGCGGCTGGCTTCATCCAGTTCACTGAATGTCAGCACTTTGTCCATAAAAATGAAGGCTTCGCGTGAGCCAAATCTTTGAAAGTTGCGCTCAAAAATATCAATCAGCGATGTGTTTTCCGGCGGCAATTCTACAGTTTCCGGAATACCTGTTTTCCGGTATTCAGCGAACCAAATTTTTTCCATAGCGCCCGATTCTCCTGTCAGTAATCCTTAATAATTCAACTGTTTTTCTCAATATTAAGCAGCTCATTATTTAACTTGTTTGCGCCTAATATTGCATCCATTTCACGAATACTTTGCATATATAACGTATTTCGATCCATGGATGCTAGTATTATCTTTGAATGAACAGTTTATTTGCTTTTTGATAGCCGCGCGGCAGCAGCAGGCCCTTCGAAGCGCGCTTGCCGATGTATTTCTGCAGGTCATCGCCCTTCAGCTTCAGCTGCTGCTGGCCTGCAAACACTTGAATTATTTCATCTAAACTTAGAGCTGTCATGGACACAAGCTGATCATCCGCTTCTAGCTGCATCAATTTGTTGCCTTTGCCTTTATTCAGCGCCGGCAGCTCCGCCAAATCAATCAGCAGCAGGCGCCCGGCTGAACTGAGCAGCGCAAGATGCGTAAACTGTTCAGCTGCCTGCAGATTCATCGGCTGCGCGCCGTCAGATAAGCTTAGGAAGGCTTTGCCGGCTTTGGCATTGGTATCCAGCTGCTTGGCCTGGGTTTTAAAGCCGTAGCCTTTGCTGCTGACCGCCAAAAGCTCGGCGTCATCTTCGGCAATCAGCACCTGCCTGAAGCCGACGCCGCTGGCCGGCGCCAGTTTTGAACTGAGCGGTTCGCCCAGGCCGCGCGCCGAAGGCAGCGTATTGATGGCTAAAGCATAGCTGCGCCCGGCATCGTCCAGCACATATACGCGCTGATTGGACTTGCCCTGCGCATGGCTGAGGTACTGGTCGCCGGCGCGGAAATTCAGATTTTCAGCATCCACTTCATGGCCCTTGGCCGCGCGGATCCAGCCGGCTTCAGACAGCACTACGGTGACCGGATCGGCCGGCAGCATATCCTGTTCATTAATCGCCTGCGCGTCTTCGCGCTGCACAATAGGCGAGCGCCGGTCATCGCCGAATTTCTTCGCATCGTCTTTCAGTTCACCGATGATCAGGCCTTTCAAAGACTCAGGATTGGCCAGCTGTTCGCGGATAATGGCAGCCCTGGCTTCCAGTTCGTCCTGCTCGCGGCGCATTTCCATTTCTTCCAGCTTGGCCAAATGGCGCAGCTTGAGTTCCAGAATGGCTTCGGCCTGAATTTCATCAAGATTGAAGCGCGACATCAGAACCGGCTTGGGCTGGTCTTCTTCGCGGATGATTTGAATCACTTCATCGATATTTAAAAATGCGGTGATCAGGCCCTGCAGAATATGCAGGCGCTTTTCAATTTTACTGAGATGATGCTGCAGGCGGCGCGTCACAGTATTTTTGCGGATCTCAATCCATTCCAGCAGAATGCGGCGGATGGATTTCACCTGCGGGCGGCCGTCTGCGCCGATCATGTTCATGTTGACGCGGTAGCTGGATTCTAAATCTGTCGTGGCGAATAG is drawn from Acinetobacter sp. WCHAc010034 and contains these coding sequences:
- a CDS encoding MAPEG family protein → MHSISGIIYLILGACLLPYVFTFIAKKAAGFTARDNQNPRAFLARTEGLASRAHAAQQNSFESLPLFVGAVLMAEYMVIPQSFTMTLGIAYIVLRIIYGICYLANWAALRSIIWTLSMLCPVCLLLIIIKIT
- a CDS encoding ammonium transporter produces the protein MKKILIALSLSGALLGGSAAWAEQAATAPASSEIAAAADSTALIPAAEAPAVTAEAAPAPAAEAPKLDTGDTAWILVSTALVLLMTIPGLALFYGGMVRKKNVLSTMAHSFVAAAIVSITWVAVGYTLAFSGGNAFVGGLDKLMLAGIGTDALTGTIPEILFVIFQMTFAIITVAIITGSIAERMKFGAFVAFITVWSVVVYAPITHWVWGGGWLGSDGALDFAGGTVVHINSGVAGLVAAYMLGKRMGLGRESMAPHNLTLTVIGASLVWVGWFGFNGGSALGANGSAGYALVATQVAAAAAAAAWLITEKVVRGKSSVLGGASGAVAGLVVITPAAGFVTVGGAMAMGLIGGVVCFWGITALKRALKADDSLDAFGLHGVGGIVGAILTAFFASPFIMGDKAPTDMMHQLWVQVEGVLATIAYSAVLTFVILKVIDLAIGIRVASDDERMGLDLSQHGERIE
- a CDS encoding TorF family putative porin, with protein sequence MLKKIFAAAALTAASGAVFAEEAPALPFGLSFSGSAAVTTDYRFRGVTQTQNDPALQGGFTLGHASGLYFGLWGSNVNFGSGTPSLELDPSIGYAVKLESFSSKPVLDVGVLYYNYPSANDLNWAELYGKLTFANAIAEGDSLLTNLNYTNDYGGVSTDSWNVNVGYSVPFGSSGFGGVANVGYTAVDDETKYSFNGDDNYVDWKIGLTYGFKSVPGATAELAAVGTNMDTDGAYEPTSRGVETGAVFTLTKTF
- the nrdR gene encoding transcriptional regulator NrdR, whose product is MHCPFCNAADSKVIDSRLAAEGCQIRRRRECISCGERFTTFESYEVVMPRVLKSDGKSEPFDEAKLRRSLMHALQKRPVTQEQIETVLSDIQLQIRRLGERDVKSRTIGEIVMQSLFALDHVAYVRFASVYQDFQDVEAFRRQIEQMQQREH
- the ppa gene encoding inorganic diphosphatase translates to MSYSNIPAGKDAPNDIYVIIEIPANAAPIKYEIDKDSDALFVDRFMGTAMFYPANYGYVPNTLSLDGDPLDVLVVTPHPVEPGSVIRCRPVGKLNMEDDGGIDAKLIAVPHEKLTPLYKDVQEYTDLPELLIKQVEHFFAHYKDLEAGKWVKLSGWEGSEVAKQEVLSSIEAYKEANK
- a CDS encoding OprD family outer membrane porin; translation: MLKPQQLTLALLINAALISTVYASEQSEAKGFVEDAEGSVLFRTGYINRDKKTPGVKDQSSYAQSAIFDLDSGYTKGVVGFGVGAVGDASFKLGSNKNAGNQMIPRETLNGKKQAGDTYDHWARGGANVKARISNTEVRYGTQVLDLPVLASNTGRMVPEYFEGVLATSREINGLELTAGKFTKNQMSHQINTDGNNLDRAVVWGAKYKFSDALNASYYGLDSKNALDRHYVNANYKQALANGSSLTYDFSGYHTKFDKNAVTYSATGELASNYADTGVAGVEKTNNIWAISGAYNQGPHNIMLAYQQNTGNVGYDYGQNADGFQSVYLPNSYLSDFIGNHEKSAQVQYNLDFGKLGVPGLNWTTAYVYGWDIKVAGTAEEGKEQEFFNQVKYTVQSGFAKDASLRVRNSYYRANDVYNGPYIGDTNEWRLFLDIPVKLF
- a CDS encoding YifB family Mg chelatase-like AAA ATPase; this encodes MSFAKIYTRGLLGLHAPLIEVEVHLSHGLPSLTIVGLAEAAVRESKDRVRSAIINSGFQFPTKRLTINLAPADLPKDGSRLDLPIALGILIASGQLPEQAAEQLEFIGELALDGHLRPVSGTLSIAIACQHAQHQLILPEQNAQEAAQLPDFTVFAARHLKDVCEHLRQTAPLAQYAAPGSSDMPGCRFDLADVKGQLRPRRALEIAAAGGHSLLFRGPPGTGKTLLASRLSGILPPLNMQENLEVASIYSIASAKHDFGQRPFRAPHHTASAIALVGGGSNPKPGEITLAHLGVLFLDELPEFDRKVLEVLRQPLESKEIVISRASRQITFPANFQLIAAMNPCPCGYAFNQDARCQCSPDAIKRYQNRISGPLLDRIDLHIDVPHLQAHELQDTQPAEPSSAVRGRVLQAYQLQMERQRMANMALSPTQLEQHAVLDSAAQHMLKLAQQRLNLSARAYHRVLRVARTIADLAQAENIQNQHLSEALSYRGQMP
- a CDS encoding accessory factor UbiK family protein gives rise to the protein MIETLLHAILQQVEQPKKDLEHNLRALLNEAVSKMDLVSKDEIERQRTALNNANLRLNELLKQVEALELKLQNKK
- the glnK gene encoding P-II family nitrogen regulator is translated as MKLVTAIVKPFKLDDVREALSEIGVQGITVTEVKGFGRQKGHTELYRGAEYVVDFLPKVKIEIAISDEMVDSVIESITRVASTGKIGDGKIFVTNLEQVIRIRTGETGADAV